The genomic interval ATGAATACAGAACAGCAAACATCAGAAatcgaatattaaatactcttTCTAATATACTGTTTAAGTTTTAAGAAGTAttgttattttgcaattttcaatcATTATTActatttctttattattaacattattaatattgtattgttgttaatattattattattgggactatttttttaaaactgttcttattatttgaattttataataatagtttttaatatttagttaGCTGGTTTCTGAGGACAGGGCTTATCTCATCATCATACCATAAGCCCAAtagtattattataattttattatttgtattactATTTCTATTGGTTTATGTGTTACGTTTTAGTTTATATTGGGATAGACAACAATGGATATTACAACAATAATACAACAATACTAAGTTTTACCGTTGCATTGAAGGACTAGAAACGGAACAGGCTTGTGGTGTCTGAGACGAATTGTTGATGTCAAAGTTCTGCAATGGGTTGAAAATCGACGaagagtataaaaacaaaaaactcgaTGAATATCATTTAATGTTCACTTAGACAAATGAGCCAGCGTTCGGCGGAGACAACCAGTCACCAGTTGTCGCATATCGTATATCTTCGGAGTGGCTTTATATTGTGAAGCTCGCCAGCTAGTTTTACAATAGAACCTGTTTCTAATTATTGTTGCttcttttgcattttgatCAGGGCTTTCGCTAAGCGCTTGTGCTGGGCTAAAACTGGGTCTGGCACCGGCTtcggctctggctctggctgtggCTTTGGGGGGTTTTGGGCCAGGGCCTGGAGACtgttcaatttttaaatgccaactttttgttcattggagtttatttggttttattttattttatttaattttttctcttGGTGTTTTTAGTATCAATTAACATATTGAATATGATCAGTTGATGGTTTATGGGCAACGCACAGTGGTGCCAAGCTCAGCCAACTGAGCCAAGGTGTCAAATGTGCCACGCTACAAAGAGATAGCGATTCGCTCTTACCAATTAGCAGGCATGATTCTAAGATTCAAAGACTCAAGACTCGACGCAATCAAATGCCAAAGTTGTATCTTTTCTAatgaacaataaaatatatatttatttgagatATCATTTATGTACATACTAATTAGGGATCTCTCTAGCTTTGAATTTTTTTATGAATGAGCTGGAAGAATGCAGccaaatgtaaatttaatgagtaatttgataaatttatAACTTATACGTAAGTATtggctgtgcaaatattttgctgcCATTGAAATTCGCGTGAAATTGTCAAACGCTTTTCGGCTGTTCATTAAAACTtttgataataatatttgtaaatattatttgacaGCGACTACGACAGCCATTGCTCATTCGCTGTGAAAACCAAGTTCAATGGAATTGTTTATCTGACGCGGCCGAGACGAGTTTGCGCAAAATGACGTCGCCCGCCCACGCCTCTCATTTCTGGGTCAATATTGGCGTTAACAGGCATATGGGCCTGTCCAAATACAGTGCGGCACATGCTCAGAATTGGACTGGATTTGATTGAGATTCATTGCCAAGTTCGTTGGCACCTGTCCTAAGGTCATAACAACAGATAAATATTAGGCCAACTATTTGATCTTGACCATATTGTTACACATTTTGGCCAGGGCCGAGGCTTGAACGTGTTGACAAAAATCGTTTGTTGCTCCATAAGCCAATTTCAAACACCCGTCCCTGTAGGTGGGTAAGTGAGACGTGCATTGAacctccaaaaaaaaaaaacaaacaaaagttcCGTTGAATCACTATCTATGAAACCCCaatagttatttatatatatatatattttttaagataattacttttattttacaaatagAGGAAAACTCTAAGATTCAGATAAGTGGGCAAATATAGTTTAAACTTTATACAATATGTACCTTAGCCCAAACACAATCCAGCACAATTTAGGATTGCAACCAGTTTCATTACCAAATTTAAgaattactttaaaaaaatttaattaactctTCACACGGTCGATCCTCAAACTTGGTGCTCAGTGTGCCAGCGCTGCCAGGAACTGATTAAGTTGTCGAGTTGTTTTATTTCTAATCAAGTAATCTTTGTTTCTTCACGTTCTACATGTGAATTCTATAGTTTTTGACagtgttatttttttgtctgTTTCGGTaacattttagtttattttttttttttaatttgtacgcgCTTTTACAGCAGTATAAGCTAAACTTGTCAATTTTTAAAGTTTATGTAAAAGGAAATTGGAATACATCTCTTTTAGCGGAAGTGTAAAATTGTATGTGTTAgttctttttggttttcagtaaaaattgtaaaaaaaaataatgcttAGAAGTGTGCAGGCGAATACCATCAATCCGATGCGACGTATGGCAACTTATCAATCCAGATTCGGCTACACCGTGCTGGCCCCCTCGCGCAGCTATTACGATGTGCTAAAGGTGCCCATTAATTCCAGTGGACAGGAGATCAAACGCGCCTTCATCGAACTTTCGAAGAAATACCATCCCGATGGAAATAGCCACACTCGGGACTCTGATGAGTTTGTGAAGGTGTGCGAGGCCTACAAGATCCTCTACAAACAGGCCTCGCGCGAACACTACAATAATCGCCTGAAGACGCGCTTTCGTATGGTACCGCCCATGGACAGCAGCTATACGAACAAGAATGTGCACAAGGCTTGGGTCAAGTATCAGGCGGCCATGCGGTACAAGCAATTCGGACACGATGTGCCCAGTTTTGCGGGCTCCACCATTCTGCATAAGCGGCCGTTGTTAATCAAGTCAAGGGGGGTGCGTCTTCTGCCGGCCGGTCAGGCGATGCCACCAGGCAAATATGGAAATGGGGATGTTATTCGATTGCCATTTTTCTTTAACCGATCTTATGAGAATTGGATGTACATCTTTTATATGGCAGGCTTTGGCTTAATAGGGGTACTTCTTGCGGTCGATGCTATAAAAAAGGCAAATCCCACCACCGGAACCGACGCACCCGTTAGTACTAATTGAGATTGAAATTGTGACGAATACTCGTGGGTCTTAGCTTAAAAAGAATTATGTGGTCTTTATTCTGTATTTCCTTTATCTGTAATATTTGATCAAAATCGTACTGTTTACGAACAAATATATGCCCCACAAGCACATACAAACAACAATTCCCTATTCTGCTAGAATTAAGCGCTTCTTAGCTGCGCCTGGGCATAAAAAATAGTTGGCATTGGGCCTGTGGCTGTTGATTTGGCTATCATAATGAACAATGAATTAACTGGTTTCAGTGACAACTTGtagttcaattcaattcatttcAGTTTGCAGCGgctattaataatattaataaaaaaaccaaaatttaGCACAATATTTCTTGGCAATAGCTTCATCAGCTATGCTAATAAGTTTGTCACGACTTGGTAAAAACATTTGACAGTGTTATTTACAGTATGGGCGGAATTTGAAAAAGTGTCTCAAAGTGTCTTTACGATATGATCCAATCGACTTGGTAATTAAAAGCCAGTTTTGAGGATATGTATATCGAGTTAGCAGTGTCAAGTGTAAAGTTTGGCTGACCTATGATTTCATATCTATTAAATGCGATCGGACTGCTTTGGCTGAAACTTCCGCAGAGCTTAGCCCATCCGTGACCTTTGCTACACAGTTTAGTCTGTGGGTAACTTTAGAACCTGGCAAACAATCGGCTAGATAATACACATAGATAAGACACAATAAATATGTGCGTCTGGCTTAAGTAAGTTGTATAACAATATGATTATGTTATTAAATGGAACGCACAGTGGCTGCCACTGTCAGCTCCAAGTTTCGGGGCGTCACGCCCGTCTCAAGGCGAGCTACTCTCGAGCGTGTCGAGTATCAATGGAAGAGCCGGTCCCGCCCGGAGACCACCATGGGCGTTTTGGCTGGGAACCGTTAGACAGGCGGCAATAATAGTTGGttaattagtttattttatgtttggCATTATATACACAAAACTTTGGTTATGTGATGTTGTTTATCTTTTCCGGCTGACAGCAGTTGATAAATTATGCGCGACCATCTTTTGCTTTGATTAAGTTGTTCGGCCCGTTCGACTCGAGCTCAAATGCGCGTTGATACAGATAACAAGCCAAACATGCAGCCAAAGCCAAATCCAATGGCAACATAAATCAActataagtaaatatatatataaatatatatatatatacatatagattcGATCGATCTGCGCGGCGCGATAAAGAGCATTGGAATTATGTTCTGTCGCCAGTCGCTGcgctaaataaatacattcagCGATGTCGGCCATAATGAAGCCAACTACATGTATTGTATAAAGAGCCAGCTAAAATCAGCGCCCAGCTTGGcgcaaaaaacgaaaacatatacaaaaaaaaaaaagagaggaaAAAAATCGGCTCAAAATTTATTGTACGCTGACGgctttttaatgaaaatcaCTTGGCTACCAAAAAGCGAATTAATGAAGGTGTGCGATTTGCGCATGTGTCCGATGCGCATGTGCGATGTTACGATGTTTCACTGCCCGTTTCAATATAGAGTTTCGATTTCTGTGCCGGCATAAGTTCAAACAAATCAGCTTGGTCTGCTGCCCGACCAGAAGTTACCCTCTACTCAGCGTCGAGCCGTTGTAATTAATATGCGAGCTGCCTTTGTCcacaaatcaatcaattaacTTTTTGGTCTTGAAGAAAATTATTGAATGTATCCAAAGTTCATCTTTATTTATCAAATTAGATGAAATCTGTATTTGACAGAATAAGAAGAAGTGAAAGTAGAGAACGttcgaatatttatttttctttcagaATTTCAAtataacttaaaattaaaaaaacaacttttgtATGCCAATACCATTGATTCAGAAAATGGATAATTCTTATTTTCTGTGATCTTTATTTGAAGCTAATTGATATCCGATATCAGTGGTTTGGCATGTTGTCTTCTGGCCGTCATACACATTTACATAAGACTCTTTCAGCCAAGCcaatggctacagggtatcaaaagGCAACATAGCCCAGGCAGGCAGCATCCATATCAGCGAAAATCAATATGCAAATAACTTATGagcacgtgtgtgtgcgtgtgtgtgtgcatatatcaTGCGTAGATTGATCAGCATATGAATCAGTTTAGCATAAGAATCAAAACGTTTCtcatatgaaaataatatttgtttatggcCATTTCATTCATGCGTTCAGCCAAACATGTTCAAGATGGCTTAGAtgatgttttattttattttgagtgttttatatatttttcttttttggacTCCGATCTTTAAACACACCCCAGTTAAGTTTAAACTTTATTGCACTTGTTTGGCTATTTATAACTGGTGAATTGATATTCAATATAGGTGCTGTAGACAgtttttgaattgaattcGAAATGGGTTTCGGTTACGAATTGAGATGCAACAATTGGTTAATGGGC from Drosophila virilis strain 15010-1051.87 chromosome 2, Dvir_AGI_RSII-ME, whole genome shotgun sequence carries:
- the LOC6632469 gene encoding uncharacterized protein isoform X2; protein product: MRRMATYQSRFGYTVLAPSRSYYDVLKVPINSSGQEIKRAFIELSKKYHPDGNSHTRDSDEFVKVCEAYKILYKQASREHYNNRLKTRFRMVPPMDSSYTNKNVHKAWVKYQAAMRYKQFGHDVPSFAGSTILHKRPLLIKSRGVRLLPAGQAMPPGKYGNGDVIRLPFFFNRSYENWMYIFYMAGFGLIGVLLAVDAIKKANPTTGTDAPVSTN
- the LOC6632469 gene encoding uncharacterized protein isoform X1, with product MLRSVQANTINPMRRMATYQSRFGYTVLAPSRSYYDVLKVPINSSGQEIKRAFIELSKKYHPDGNSHTRDSDEFVKVCEAYKILYKQASREHYNNRLKTRFRMVPPMDSSYTNKNVHKAWVKYQAAMRYKQFGHDVPSFAGSTILHKRPLLIKSRGVRLLPAGQAMPPGKYGNGDVIRLPFFFNRSYENWMYIFYMAGFGLIGVLLAVDAIKKANPTTGTDAPVSTN